A region from the Saccharomonospora azurea NA-128 genome encodes:
- a CDS encoding NAD-dependent epimerase/dehydratase family protein, giving the protein MSSATNADSPHVVVTGGCGFIGRAVVAAFRRRGARVTIVDREPAAVHDEGVVAIQGDLADPAVRERAVVPGTDGIVHLAAITSVLRSKEMPAKTYAENVGITHELLELARMHGVRRFVLASTNAVVGDVGTSTITEDMPLQPLTPYGATKAACEMLLSGYAGTYGMAACALRFTNVYGPGMSHKDSFVPRLMRAALSDGGVKVYGDGQQRRDLVFLDDVVRAIESAWDSEHVGRAIVGAGRSVSVLELIDTVREVTGAPIPVEHVPAPGGEMPAVVVDIARSAETIGYRPTFSLRDGLAATWQYFLDNDRQKVF; this is encoded by the coding sequence ATGTCTTCCGCCACGAATGCAGACTCGCCTCACGTCGTGGTCACCGGTGGTTGCGGCTTCATCGGACGAGCGGTCGTCGCGGCCTTCCGGCGCCGTGGCGCTCGGGTGACGATCGTGGACCGCGAGCCGGCCGCCGTGCACGACGAGGGAGTCGTCGCGATCCAAGGCGACCTGGCCGACCCGGCGGTGCGGGAGCGCGCCGTGGTGCCGGGCACCGACGGGATCGTCCACCTGGCGGCCATCACCTCCGTGCTGCGCTCCAAGGAGATGCCCGCGAAGACCTACGCGGAGAACGTCGGCATCACCCACGAGCTGCTGGAACTGGCGCGGATGCACGGCGTCCGCCGGTTCGTGCTCGCCTCCACCAACGCGGTGGTCGGCGACGTCGGCACGAGCACCATCACCGAGGACATGCCGCTGCAGCCGCTCACGCCGTACGGCGCCACGAAGGCGGCCTGCGAGATGCTGCTGTCCGGGTACGCGGGCACGTACGGCATGGCCGCGTGCGCGCTGCGGTTCACCAACGTGTACGGCCCCGGGATGAGCCACAAGGACAGCTTCGTGCCGCGGCTCATGCGGGCGGCTCTGTCGGACGGCGGGGTGAAGGTCTACGGGGACGGGCAGCAGCGGCGTGACCTCGTCTTCCTCGACGACGTGGTGCGGGCGATCGAGTCGGCGTGGGACAGCGAGCACGTCGGCAGGGCGATCGTCGGTGCGGGCCGGTCGGTGTCGGTGCTGGAGCTGATCGACACCGTTCGCGAGGTCACCGGGGCGCCGATCCCGGTGGAACACGTGCCCGCGCCGGGCGGGGAGATGCCCGCGGTCGTCGTCGACATCGCGCGGAGCGCGGAGACCATCGGGTACCGCCCGACGTTCAGTCTGCGTGACGGCCTGGCCGCCACCTGGCAGTACTTCCTCGACAACGACAGGCAGAAAGTGTTCTGA
- a CDS encoding L-lactate permease — protein MDNLAVLSLIALVPIAVIGFLLVGLRWPAKYAMPIGFAVVVGIAAFVWGVEPVVIAASSIEGLILAVGLLYIVFGALLLLGTLSGSGALATIRATFTDISPDRRVQAVIIGWLFGSFIEGASGFGTPAAVVAPLLLALGFPAMAAVMVGLIIQSTPVTFGAVGTPVLVGVTDGLAGSGAVEERASLLGLPMPDYIASIALDAAVMHAIVGTLVPLFLVCLLTGFFGTDDRPRLARFADGLGVWKFALFSALAMTVPYVAVAAVLGPEFPALLGGLIGLGIVVTAARRGLFLPQRQWDFGPRENWQPGWTGTVTPDADVAGRRMHPLRAWAPYLLVAALLVLTRTLTPLTDFLTGLSLDFDSILGTEIGESLQPFYLPGFIFIVASVSAYALHRMNRAQIAASWQVAGRQLAGTAVALLFALPLVRVFINSGENSTGYESMPLMLADGAASAVGDAWPVFAPWIGALGAFVAGSNTVSNLMFSLFQFSTAEQIGVAPETVVAGQAVGGAAGNMITVHNVVAASATVGLLGREGETIRKTIIPMIYYCLFAGALAFVFTNGLGLNLGTVLLVVLLAAVGLVIHRLQRSRTAPSGQHAAE, from the coding sequence ATGGACAACCTGGCAGTGTTGAGTCTGATCGCGTTGGTTCCCATCGCGGTCATCGGCTTCCTTCTCGTCGGCCTACGCTGGCCCGCCAAGTACGCGATGCCGATCGGCTTCGCCGTCGTCGTGGGCATCGCCGCGTTCGTGTGGGGCGTCGAACCGGTCGTCATCGCGGCGTCGAGCATCGAAGGCCTCATCCTCGCGGTCGGCCTGCTCTACATCGTCTTCGGCGCGTTGCTGCTGCTCGGCACGCTCTCCGGCAGCGGCGCGCTCGCCACCATCCGCGCCACGTTCACCGACATCAGTCCCGACCGGCGCGTGCAGGCCGTGATCATCGGCTGGCTGTTCGGCAGCTTCATCGAGGGCGCGTCGGGGTTCGGCACCCCGGCCGCCGTCGTCGCCCCGCTGCTGCTAGCGCTCGGATTCCCCGCGATGGCGGCGGTGATGGTCGGCCTGATCATCCAGAGCACGCCGGTGACGTTCGGCGCCGTGGGCACTCCGGTCCTCGTCGGGGTCACCGACGGGCTCGCGGGCAGCGGAGCCGTCGAGGAGCGGGCCTCGCTGCTCGGTCTGCCCATGCCGGACTACATCGCGAGCATCGCGCTCGACGCCGCCGTCATGCACGCGATCGTCGGCACGCTCGTCCCCCTCTTCCTGGTGTGTCTGCTGACCGGCTTCTTCGGCACCGACGACCGGCCCCGCCTCGCGCGGTTCGCCGACGGACTCGGAGTGTGGAAGTTCGCGCTCTTCTCGGCGCTGGCGATGACGGTGCCCTACGTGGCGGTCGCGGCCGTGCTGGGGCCGGAGTTCCCGGCCCTGCTCGGCGGCCTGATCGGTCTGGGCATCGTGGTCACCGCCGCGCGTCGCGGGCTGTTCCTGCCGCAGCGGCAGTGGGACTTCGGCCCCCGCGAGAACTGGCAACCCGGCTGGACCGGCACGGTGACACCCGACGCCGACGTCGCCGGACGCCGGATGCACCCGCTGCGGGCCTGGGCGCCGTACCTGCTCGTGGCGGCGTTGCTGGTGCTCACGCGCACCCTGACCCCGCTGACCGACTTCCTCACCGGTCTGTCCCTGGACTTCGACTCCATCCTCGGCACCGAGATCGGCGAGAGCCTGCAGCCGTTCTACCTGCCCGGGTTCATCTTCATCGTGGCCAGCGTGTCCGCCTACGCGCTGCACCGCATGAACCGCGCGCAGATCGCCGCATCGTGGCAGGTGGCGGGCAGACAACTCGCCGGAACCGCGGTCGCGCTGCTGTTCGCGCTGCCGCTCGTCCGGGTGTTCATCAACTCCGGCGAGAACTCCACCGGGTACGAGAGCATGCCGTTGATGCTGGCCGACGGCGCCGCCTCGGCCGTCGGCGACGCGTGGCCGGTGTTCGCCCCGTGGATCGGCGCGCTCGGCGCGTTCGTGGCGGGCAGCAACACCGTGAGCAACCTAATGTTCTCGCTGTTCCAGTTCTCCACGGCCGAGCAGATCGGAGTGGCGCCGGAGACCGTCGTCGCGGGTCAGGCCGTCGGAGGGGCGGCGGGCAACATGATCACGGTGCACAACGTCGTGGCGGCGTCGGCGACCGTCGGCCTGCTCGGGCGCGAGGGAGAGACGATCCGCAAGACGATCATCCCGATGATCTACTACTGCCTCTTCGCGGGGGCGCTGGCGTTCGTGTTCACCAACGGGCTGGGACTCAACCTCGGAACGGTGCTGCTCGTCGTCCTCCTGGCCGCCGTCGGCCTCGTGATCCACCGGTTGCAGCGCAGCCGGACGGCGCCGAGTGGGCAGCACGCGGCAGAATAG
- a CDS encoding serine hydrolase domain-containing protein, with protein MLLPTTEFALLRRVATEQASGRAPSLVAGLVRHGELVWSAARGKVDDAAPDTLTQYRIGSITKSIVAAVVLRLRDEGRLDLNDPLDRHVPGTHFGSTTVAQLLSHSGGLTSESPGGWWERTPGGSWDELNASLGPDEVKHRAGRRFHYSNVGYGVLGELVARLRGGPWLDAVRSEILQPLGMSHTTARPSGRHATGYAVHPFADVVLPEPEHDAGAMAPAGQLWSCVDDLARWTAFVGGDTGEVLHPDTVAEMREAAVIDDSGPWNSGYGLGFQLVQVNGKRLAGHTGSMPGFLACTMIDPATSTGAVAFANTTSGVGILSLTADLIATADDHEPVLPAEWQPAAVDTSLLELTGLWHWGPSPYHLRVLPNGWLDLSPAVGGGRASRFRPLGDDRWLGLDGYYSGETLTVGRDADGRPHHLDLATFVFTRTPYDPSAPVPGGVDERGWQPNDPTTSEA; from the coding sequence ATGCTGCTGCCCACCACCGAATTCGCCCTGCTCCGCCGAGTGGCCACCGAACAGGCGTCGGGCCGCGCACCGTCCCTCGTGGCGGGACTGGTGCGGCACGGCGAGCTCGTCTGGTCGGCGGCGCGCGGGAAGGTCGACGACGCCGCGCCGGACACCCTGACGCAGTACCGGATCGGCTCGATCACCAAGTCGATCGTCGCGGCCGTCGTCCTGCGGCTCCGCGACGAGGGCCGGCTCGACCTGAACGACCCGCTCGACAGGCACGTGCCGGGGACGCACTTCGGCTCGACGACCGTCGCGCAGCTGCTCTCGCACAGCGGCGGACTCACCTCCGAGTCGCCGGGCGGCTGGTGGGAACGCACACCGGGCGGCAGCTGGGACGAGCTCAACGCGAGCCTCGGCCCGGACGAGGTCAAGCACCGCGCCGGACGCCGGTTCCACTACTCCAACGTCGGCTACGGCGTGCTCGGCGAACTGGTGGCCCGGCTGCGGGGCGGCCCGTGGCTCGACGCCGTCCGCAGCGAGATCCTCCAGCCGCTCGGGATGTCCCACACCACGGCGCGGCCGAGCGGACGACACGCCACCGGATACGCCGTCCACCCGTTCGCCGACGTCGTCCTGCCCGAACCCGAGCACGACGCGGGTGCGATGGCGCCCGCCGGGCAGCTCTGGTCGTGCGTCGACGACCTCGCCCGGTGGACCGCGTTCGTCGGCGGCGACACCGGCGAGGTCCTCCACCCGGACACCGTCGCGGAGATGCGCGAAGCGGCGGTGATCGACGACAGCGGCCCGTGGAACTCCGGGTACGGCCTGGGCTTTCAGCTCGTGCAGGTGAACGGCAAGCGCCTCGCGGGCCACACCGGGTCGATGCCGGGCTTCCTCGCCTGCACGATGATCGATCCGGCGACGAGCACGGGAGCCGTCGCGTTCGCCAACACGACCTCGGGCGTCGGCATCCTCTCGCTGACGGCCGACCTCATCGCGACCGCCGACGACCACGAACCGGTGTTGCCCGCCGAGTGGCAGCCCGCGGCCGTCGACACCTCGCTGCTCGAACTCACCGGCCTGTGGCACTGGGGTCCGTCGCCGTACCACCTGAGGGTGCTGCCGAACGGCTGGCTCGACCTGAGTCCTGCGGTGGGCGGTGGTCGCGCGTCCCGGTTCCGGCCGCTCGGCGACGACCGCTGGCTCGGTCTCGACGGCTACTACTCCGGCGAGACCCTCACCGTGGGGCGCGACGCCGACGGCCGCCCGCACCACCTCGACCTCGCCACGTTCGTCTTCACCCGCACGCCGTACGACCCGAGCGCACCCGTCCCCGGCGGCGTCGACGAACGGGGCTGGCAGCCGAACGATCCGACCACGTCCGAGGCGTGA
- a CDS encoding glycosyltransferase family 2 protein, which translates to MTGFLRRHWLLFVLLAGGITLRVLVWLAYEPALLYIDSFRYLNNLDALRPTDLNPLGYTVVLKVLFAFGGLAFVQAVQHVVGVVLAVSLYALTLRHTSRRWIGALVAAPVLLDAYQLQIEALLMSEVWFQALLVGMLWVLLGRGEPTWWRAGGAGILLGLAVVTRTIGFTLVVPMVGYLVLAGGAWRSRAGWKRIGVRTAAGVLGVLAVLFPYSAYFYSQAGYWGLTGATGNVLYGRTASIADCAELPPGDAGLQLFCPDEPVDERHGIDYYTHFVYGDPNWPAEGLPDSRSKEELANQFAKEVMLNQPVDFVGSILRDFVKNFDPIKRTHHNDVPVERWQFQLSYPYYNIGDSSLEAYNAMTYAYDGVPPRANQDLAAFLRTYQLGGGYTWGPLLAAFAVCGLIAAAGVGRARRSGLRSAAFLATGSGLIILLGAASFEFSWRYQLPALVLLPLGGALGLAAMLGARKEPSGAAAGTRRTTLDDYPDDVDAEAVADFRQRYGNSPLTPLVVVIAAYNEAKGIGAVLRGMPTHCGDLPVSTLVVVDGATDNTAEVAHEAGAYVCVAPRNRGQGAALRLGYHLASECGARYIVTTDADGQYDNNEMPMLVKPLLDDTADFVTGSRRLGSYQHDSAIRWLGVRVFSWIATVLTLQKVTDTSFGFRAMRAELATSVTLREPQYQSSELLLGVMARGARVLEVPMTMRLRNNGSSKKGRSIKYGANYARVMLGTWIREYVLRGGKRAGRAVRTS; encoded by the coding sequence GTGACCGGCTTCCTCCGCCGCCACTGGTTGTTGTTCGTTCTGCTCGCCGGTGGCATCACGCTCCGTGTGCTGGTGTGGCTGGCGTACGAGCCTGCGCTGCTGTACATCGACAGCTTCCGGTACCTCAACAACCTGGACGCGTTGCGGCCCACCGACCTGAACCCGCTCGGGTACACGGTCGTGCTGAAGGTGCTGTTCGCCTTCGGGGGACTCGCGTTCGTGCAGGCCGTGCAGCACGTGGTGGGTGTGGTGCTCGCGGTGTCGCTGTACGCGTTGACGCTGCGCCACACGTCGCGGAGGTGGATCGGCGCACTCGTCGCGGCGCCGGTGCTGCTGGACGCCTACCAGCTGCAGATCGAAGCGCTCCTCATGTCGGAGGTCTGGTTCCAGGCGTTGCTCGTGGGGATGCTGTGGGTGCTGCTCGGGCGTGGTGAGCCCACGTGGTGGCGGGCCGGGGGAGCCGGGATTCTGCTCGGGCTCGCGGTCGTCACCCGCACGATCGGGTTCACGCTCGTGGTGCCGATGGTCGGCTATCTCGTCCTGGCGGGCGGGGCCTGGCGCAGCAGGGCGGGGTGGAAGCGCATCGGTGTGCGGACCGCCGCGGGTGTCCTCGGTGTCCTGGCGGTGCTGTTCCCGTACTCGGCGTACTTCTATTCGCAGGCCGGGTACTGGGGGCTGACCGGAGCCACCGGCAACGTGCTCTACGGGCGCACGGCCAGCATCGCCGACTGCGCCGAACTGCCTCCCGGCGACGCGGGGCTGCAGTTGTTCTGCCCCGACGAGCCGGTCGACGAACGACACGGGATCGACTACTACACCCACTTCGTGTACGGCGACCCGAACTGGCCCGCCGAGGGGTTGCCCGACTCGCGGTCCAAGGAGGAGCTGGCCAACCAGTTCGCCAAGGAAGTGATGCTGAATCAGCCGGTCGACTTCGTGGGGTCGATCCTGCGCGACTTCGTGAAGAACTTCGATCCGATCAAGCGGACCCACCACAACGACGTGCCGGTGGAACGCTGGCAGTTCCAGCTCTCGTATCCGTACTACAACATCGGCGACTCCAGCCTGGAGGCGTACAACGCGATGACGTACGCCTACGACGGCGTGCCGCCGCGCGCGAACCAGGATCTGGCGGCGTTCCTCCGCACCTACCAGCTCGGCGGCGGCTACACGTGGGGTCCGTTGCTGGCGGCGTTCGCGGTATGCGGGCTGATCGCGGCGGCCGGTGTGGGCCGGGCCCGCCGGTCCGGGTTGAGGTCGGCCGCATTCCTCGCCACGGGAAGTGGTTTGATCATCCTGCTGGGAGCCGCGTCGTTCGAGTTCTCCTGGCGCTACCAACTTCCCGCGCTGGTGCTGCTCCCCCTCGGAGGCGCGCTCGGGCTCGCTGCGATGCTGGGGGCGCGCAAGGAGCCGTCCGGCGCGGCGGCAGGAACACGGAGGACCACGTTGGACGACTACCCCGACGACGTCGACGCCGAGGCGGTGGCCGACTTCCGGCAGCGCTACGGCAACAGCCCGCTGACGCCGCTGGTGGTGGTGATCGCCGCCTACAACGAGGCCAAGGGCATCGGCGCGGTGCTGAGGGGCATGCCCACCCACTGCGGCGACCTGCCGGTGTCCACGCTCGTCGTGGTCGACGGCGCGACCGACAATACCGCCGAGGTGGCGCACGAGGCGGGCGCGTACGTGTGCGTGGCCCCGCGTAACCGTGGTCAGGGCGCGGCGCTGCGGCTCGGCTACCACCTCGCGTCCGAGTGCGGGGCGCGCTACATCGTCACCACCGACGCCGACGGCCAGTACGACAACAACGAGATGCCGATGCTCGTGAAGCCGCTGCTGGACGACACGGCCGACTTCGTCACCGGGTCCCGCAGGCTCGGCAGCTACCAGCACGACAGTGCGATCCGCTGGCTGGGTGTGCGCGTGTTCTCGTGGATCGCGACCGTGCTGACGCTGCAGAAGGTCACCGACACGTCGTTCGGTTTCCGTGCCATGAGGGCCGAACTCGCCACGTCGGTCACTCTGCGGGAACCGCAGTACCAGTCGTCGGAGTTGCTGCTCGGCGTCATGGCCCGCGGCGCGCGGGTGCTGGAGGTGCCGATGACGATGCGGTTGCGCAACAACGGCAGCAGCAAGAAGGGCCGCAGCATCAAGTACGGCGCCAACTACGCGCGCGTCATGTTGGGGACTTGGATCCGCGAGTACGTTCTTCGCGGTGGAAAACGAGCCGGTCGAGCAGTGCGAACTTCATGA
- a CDS encoding DUF2537 domain-containing protein, which translates to GRAVVSRRGGQLARRVAAILDEPVRYRDPMTDATTLVHPPRSGAGPATAAVAWSRRSAAVDPTPWGTGLTVAAFIAAFVVVAMLALASALATETAGWVAVVAAAVVTGGLAPSLWLGRRVPVVRWVVLGAVAGTILSWFGVLFIAFG; encoded by the coding sequence GGGCCGTGCGGTCGTGTCGCGGCGGGGCGGGCAGCTCGCGCGCCGCGTGGCGGCGATCCTCGACGAACCCGTGCGGTACCGCGATCCGATGACCGACGCGACGACGCTCGTCCACCCGCCCCGCTCCGGTGCGGGACCGGCGACGGCGGCGGTGGCGTGGTCACGACGTTCGGCGGCGGTCGATCCGACGCCGTGGGGCACCGGGCTGACCGTCGCGGCCTTCATCGCCGCGTTCGTCGTCGTGGCGATGCTCGCGCTCGCGTCGGCCCTCGCGACGGAGACGGCCGGATGGGTCGCCGTCGTCGCCGCCGCAGTGGTCACCGGCGGGCTCGCCCCGTCGCTGTGGCTGGGACGGCGGGTACCGGTGGTGCGCTGGGTCGTGCTCGGCGCCGTCGCCGGCACGATCCTGTCGTGGTTCGGAGTCCTGTTCATCGCGTTCGGCTGA
- a CDS encoding NAD-dependent epimerase/dehydratase family protein yields MRVLVLGGDGYLGWPTALHLSDCGHDVAVVDNYARRKYDEELGSQSLVPIEDLDTRVAAWKEVSGKEIPAYIGDLLDADFLYQVVREYAPDAIIHFAEQRAAPYSMIDREHAVYTQHNNVIGNLNVMYAIAEINPEIHLVKLGTMGEYGTPNIDIEEGWIEIEHNGRQDRVLYPKKPGSFYHLTKVHDSHNIEFGCRIWGMRATDLNQGVVYGQQTDQTARDPRLATRFDYDAVFGTVLNRFIIQAALGQPLTVYGKGGQTRGMLDIRDTVECLRLAVENPAERGEFRVFNQMTESFSVKQVAELVAETYPGSVEIDYLENPRWELEEHYYNVKHTGLVDLGLKPHLLSDTLLESLFPIVEQNKHRVNLENLMPKVKWASAKNS; encoded by the coding sequence GTGCGAGTCCTCGTTCTCGGTGGTGACGGATACCTGGGGTGGCCGACAGCCCTCCACCTTTCGGATTGTGGGCACGACGTCGCCGTCGTCGACAATTATGCCCGCAGGAAGTACGACGAGGAGCTCGGCTCCCAGAGTCTGGTCCCGATCGAGGACCTCGACACACGTGTGGCGGCGTGGAAGGAGGTCTCCGGCAAGGAGATCCCCGCGTACATCGGTGACCTGCTCGACGCGGACTTCCTGTACCAGGTCGTGCGGGAGTACGCGCCGGACGCGATCATCCACTTCGCCGAGCAGCGGGCCGCACCGTACTCGATGATCGACCGCGAGCACGCCGTCTACACGCAGCACAACAACGTGATCGGCAACCTCAACGTCATGTACGCGATCGCCGAGATCAACCCGGAGATCCACCTGGTGAAGCTCGGCACCATGGGCGAGTACGGCACGCCCAACATCGACATCGAGGAAGGCTGGATCGAGATCGAGCACAACGGTCGTCAGGACCGGGTGCTGTATCCGAAGAAGCCGGGCTCGTTCTACCACCTCACGAAGGTGCACGACTCGCACAACATCGAGTTCGGCTGCCGGATCTGGGGCATGCGCGCGACGGATCTGAACCAGGGTGTCGTGTACGGGCAGCAGACGGACCAGACCGCCCGCGACCCGCGCCTGGCCACGCGCTTCGACTACGACGCCGTGTTCGGCACGGTGCTGAACCGCTTCATCATCCAGGCCGCGCTGGGCCAGCCGCTCACCGTGTACGGCAAGGGCGGGCAGACCCGCGGCATGCTGGACATCCGCGACACGGTCGAGTGCCTGCGCCTCGCCGTGGAGAACCCGGCCGAGCGTGGCGAGTTCCGCGTGTTCAACCAGATGACCGAGAGCTTCTCGGTCAAGCAGGTCGCGGAGCTGGTGGCCGAGACCTATCCGGGTTCGGTCGAGATCGACTACCTCGAGAACCCGCGTTGGGAGCTCGAGGAGCACTACTACAACGTGAAGCACACCGGGCTGGTCGACCTGGGGCTGAAGCCGCACCTGCTCTCCGACACGCTGCTCGAATCGCTCTTCCCGATCGTGGAGCAGAACAAGCACCGCGTGAACCTGGAGAACCTGATGCCCAAGGTGAAGTGGGCGAGCGCCAAGAACTCCTGA
- the serC gene encoding phosphoserine transaminase: MTETVDLTLPADLKPSDGRFGCGPSKVRPEQLANLAKEGAQVLGTSHRQKPVKSLVGRVRSGLAELFGLPDGYEVVLGNGGTTAFWDAAAFGLVRERAQHFTYGEFSSKFAKVTDKAPFLGDSIIVEGEPGSAPRIAYEQGADVVAWAHNETSTGVAVPVVRPEGSDGALVAIDATSGAGGLPVNAADFDVYYFAPQKSFASDGGLWVALMSPAAVERVNEIGASDRWVPDFLSLPTALDNSRKDQTYNTPAVATLFLLADQIEWMLANGGLEWTTARTRESSNRLYEWAEKTPYTTPFVSDPALRSQVVGTIDFDDSVDAAAVAKTLRANGVVDVEPYRKLGRNQLRVGMFPAIEPDDVTALTRCVEWVVERLTKS, encoded by the coding sequence ATGACCGAAACCGTTGACCTGACCCTGCCCGCGGACCTCAAGCCATCCGACGGCCGGTTCGGGTGCGGGCCCTCCAAGGTGCGCCCCGAACAGCTGGCCAACCTCGCCAAGGAGGGGGCGCAGGTCCTCGGGACGTCCCACCGGCAGAAGCCGGTCAAGTCCCTCGTCGGCCGGGTCCGGTCCGGGCTCGCCGAGCTGTTCGGGCTGCCCGACGGCTACGAGGTCGTGCTCGGCAACGGCGGCACCACGGCGTTCTGGGACGCGGCGGCGTTCGGGCTCGTGCGGGAACGGGCCCAGCACTTCACCTACGGCGAGTTCTCGTCGAAGTTCGCCAAGGTCACCGACAAGGCGCCGTTCCTCGGCGACTCGATCATCGTCGAGGGCGAGCCCGGCAGCGCTCCCCGGATCGCCTACGAGCAGGGCGCCGACGTGGTGGCGTGGGCGCACAACGAGACCTCCACCGGTGTCGCGGTCCCCGTGGTCCGGCCCGAGGGCAGCGACGGCGCGCTCGTCGCCATCGACGCGACCTCCGGTGCGGGCGGCCTTCCCGTGAACGCCGCCGACTTCGACGTCTACTACTTCGCGCCCCAGAAGTCCTTCGCCTCCGACGGCGGGCTGTGGGTCGCCCTGATGTCGCCCGCGGCCGTCGAGCGCGTCAACGAGATCGGTGCGAGCGACCGCTGGGTTCCCGACTTCCTGTCGCTGCCCACGGCACTCGACAACTCGCGCAAGGACCAGACGTACAACACCCCGGCGGTGGCGACCCTGTTCCTGCTCGCCGACCAGATCGAGTGGATGCTCGCGAACGGCGGCCTGGAGTGGACCACCGCGCGCACGCGCGAGTCGTCGAACCGGCTCTACGAGTGGGCGGAGAAGACCCCGTACACCACGCCGTTCGTCAGCGACCCCGCGCTGCGCTCGCAGGTGGTCGGCACCATCGACTTCGACGACTCCGTCGACGCCGCGGCGGTGGCGAAGACCCTGCGCGCGAACGGCGTCGTCGACGTGGAGCCGTACCGCAAGCTCGGCCGCAACCAGCTGCGGGTCGGCATGTTCCCCGCGATCGAGCCCGACGACGTCACGGCCCTGACCCGGTGCGTCGAGTGGGTCGTGGAGCGGCTCACGAAGTCGTGA
- a CDS encoding GtrA family protein, with amino-acid sequence MSTATTAAEEPSMASGRRPRLLVRLFRAATSSALATGISQVSLIGLLWWGATPMVASAVAFVAGAIPNYFLARRWAWGRRGTPTVTGELLPYLLVIGLAGLASVGLTTLAGRLTEPLDLSGFVRIVVLDAVFLTGYAIVFVMKFALLDRLVFHREERTRGSKSPT; translated from the coding sequence GTGAGCACCGCTACCACGGCAGCCGAGGAGCCCTCCATGGCATCGGGCCGCCGACCCCGTCTGCTGGTCCGCCTGTTCCGGGCCGCGACGAGTTCCGCACTGGCCACCGGCATCAGCCAGGTCAGCCTCATCGGACTGTTGTGGTGGGGGGCCACGCCCATGGTCGCCAGCGCGGTGGCGTTCGTCGCCGGAGCGATCCCGAACTACTTCCTCGCGCGGCGCTGGGCGTGGGGCCGGCGCGGCACGCCGACCGTCACCGGGGAACTCCTGCCCTACCTTCTGGTGATCGGCCTCGCCGGCCTGGCGTCGGTGGGTCTGACCACCCTGGCCGGTCGGCTCACCGAACCGCTCGACCTTTCCGGCTTCGTGCGGATCGTGGTACTCGACGCGGTCTTCCTCACCGGCTACGCGATCGTCTTCGTCATGAAGTTCGCACTGCTCGACCGGCTCGTTTTCCACCGCGAAGAACGTACTCGCGGATCCAAGTCCCCAACATGA
- the sepH gene encoding septation protein SepH has product MRTLRVVGLHEDGKSIVCEDPERRERFLLPADERLRAAARGDVARLGQLEIEQESTMRPREIQARIRAGGSVAEVAEAAGMSVARVERFAYPVLAERARTAELAQRAHPAREDGPDVRTLGEIVAHSFALRGQDYTQATWDAWRSDEGKWIVGLAWTAGRSDNRARWAFSPGAHGGTVTALDELAETLLDPDAYRVPRAVGQTAEPRLTDVATRDGARVIEAPIPTPAERDTDEPSPARQAAGDSLVPEQSANAVRGKKNHPTVPAWEDVLLGVRSQRG; this is encoded by the coding sequence ATGCGAACGCTACGAGTGGTCGGGTTGCACGAGGACGGCAAGTCCATCGTGTGCGAAGACCCGGAGCGGCGCGAGCGGTTCCTCCTGCCCGCGGACGAACGCCTGCGTGCCGCGGCGCGCGGTGACGTCGCCCGACTCGGCCAGCTCGAGATCGAGCAGGAGAGCACGATGCGTCCGCGCGAGATCCAGGCCCGCATCCGAGCCGGCGGCTCGGTGGCCGAGGTCGCGGAGGCAGCGGGGATGTCGGTCGCCCGGGTCGAACGCTTCGCGTACCCGGTGCTGGCGGAACGCGCCCGCACCGCGGAGCTCGCCCAGCGCGCGCACCCCGCGCGTGAGGACGGCCCCGACGTGCGCACCCTCGGCGAGATCGTCGCCCACTCCTTCGCGCTGCGCGGGCAGGACTACACGCAGGCGACCTGGGACGCGTGGCGTTCCGACGAGGGCAAGTGGATCGTCGGTCTCGCGTGGACGGCAGGCCGTTCGGACAACCGGGCACGCTGGGCCTTCTCCCCCGGCGCCCACGGCGGCACCGTGACGGCGTTGGACGAGCTGGCCGAGACGCTGCTCGACCCCGACGCGTACCGGGTGCCGAGGGCGGTGGGCCAGACAGCCGAGCCCCGGCTCACCGACGTGGCCACCCGCGACGGAGCCAGGGTGATCGAAGCACCGATCCCCACACCGGCCGAACGCGACACGGACGAGCCTTCCCCCGCACGCCAGGCGGCGGGCGACTCGCTCGTGCCCGAGCAGTCGGCCAACGCGGTCCGCGGCAAGAAGAACCACCCGACCGTGCCCGCGTGGGAAGACGTCCTGCTGGGCGTGCGCAGCCAACGCGGCTGA